Proteins encoded by one window of Vigna radiata var. radiata cultivar VC1973A chromosome 5, Vradiata_ver6, whole genome shotgun sequence:
- the LOC106761715 gene encoding uncharacterized protein LOC106761715, translating to MLDALFKPKFYSKCKSRLKLINTRLETIGKKRKAVEKFLKKDIVDLLRNALDYNAYGRAEGLLIEQNMSFCYELVGKFANCVSSHVRDLCKQRDCPGECKEAIQSLIYAAARFSDLPELRELRTLFTPKFGNTLEPYISQEFVDKLRQAPPSKEMKIQLLHDLAREFSIEWDSKALEQRLHSPPLLLEDKTKYDLLNDQDDRINNDVAVPKIGTGDKQRHERNWHTSKGNEKDTLSQGRKDISDAYWGVQSSTDCETTSDNSSLDGRNACSSSLGSVSDNETVKQPSSFSYKLVPPPYVKEKLNKPVVPEKQIPRSVRRRPLKPPLYENSVSDSKTGGTDKVVDSTDYEEKVMDGLLMHYSKKESPYGSGIAKAVYPKAYPMQRVEYDKGHKQKSSVPLVRGISLPSEDANSTETLKVHGRATSLVPQMLGTAGHVHPSLPDYDDLSSRLAALRNTTQPA from the exons ATGTTGGATGCATTGTTCAAACCGAAATTCTATTCGAAGTG CAAATCACGGTTGAAGTTAATAAATACGAGGTTGGAGACGATAGGGAAGAAAAGGAAAGCGGTGGAGAAATTTCTTAAGAAAGACATCGTCGACCTTCTTAGGAATGCCCTTGATTACAATGCATATGGAAGG GCTGAGGGGCTTCTCATCGAGCAAAATATGTCGTTTTGCTATGAACTCGTTGGAAAGTTTGCTAATTGCGTGTCGAGTCATGTTCGAGACCTTTGTAAGCAGAG GGATTGTCCTGGTGAATGTAAAGAAGCTATACAGTCATTGATATATGCAGCAGCAAGATTTTCTGATCTGCCGGAACTACGCGAGCTCAGAACGTTGTTCACCCCAAAATTTGGGAATACTCTTGAACCTTACATAAGTCAAGAG TTTGTTGACAAACTGAGGCAAGCTCCTCCTTCGAAAGAAATGAAGATCCAGCTGTTGCATGATTTAGCCCGAGAGTTCTCTATAGAATGGGATAGCAAGGCTTTGGAGCAGAGGCTTCACTCACCGCCTCTGTTACTTGAA GACAAGACTAAATACGATCTTCTAAATGATCAGGATGATCGCATAAACAATGATGTCGCTGTCCCCAAAATAGGTACCGGTGACAAACAGAGACATGAAAGAAACTGGCATACatcaaaaggaaatgaaaaagaCACCCTATCACAAGGAAGGAAGGATATCAGCGATGCGTATTGGGGGGTGCAAAGCAGCACAGACTGTGAAACAACCTCTGACAATTCATCCTTGGATGGGCGAAACGCTTGTTCAAGTTCATTAGGAAGCGTATCAGATAATGAAACAGTTAAGCAGCCATCTTCATTTTCCTACAAACTCGTCCCACCTCCTTACgtcaaagaaaaattgaataaacCAGTTGTCCCAGAAAAGCAAATACCAAGATCAGTCAGGCGGAGACCTCTCAAACCACCACTTTACGAAAACAGTGTTTCAGATTCTAAAACTGGGGGCACTGACAAAGTGGTAGACTCAACGGATTATGAAGAAAAGGTAATGGACGGGCTCTTGATGCATTACAGTAAGAAAGAATCTCCTTATGGATCAGGCATAGCAAAAGCAGTATATCCAAAAGCTTATCCTATGCAACGAGTAGAATATGACAAGGGACATAAACAAAAATCAAGTGTACCCCTTGTGAGAGGAATATCTCTTCCTTCTGAAGACGCAAATTCGACGGAAACATTAAAAGTGCATGGAAGAGCTACTTCCTTAGTACCACAAATGTTGGGGACAGCGGGGCATGTGCATCCTAGTCTGCCTGATTATGATGACTTGTCGTCTCGTCTTGCTGCTCTCAGGAACACAACCCAACCAGCTTAA